The nucleotide window CCCCTTCCTGTCCAGTTGTCAACGAGAATCTTGGTTATTCTTTTGGCGTCCCCGGTAATCATTATGACACCCCTCTCCATTCTGAGGATATCCCTGAGCACATCGATCCCTCCAAACCTTATTAAGTCGGGTGTAGGAATACCTTCGGGTGTCTCCGTTGTCGGACGGAAAGATTATCCATGACGCCGTTCACGGGAGCATGAAAATTCCCGAGGTATTTATGAGATTCGTCGAGACGCCGGAATTTCAGAGGTTGAGGTACATAAGACAGCTGGGTCTTGCTTACCTAGTCTATCCTGGGGCAAACCATACGAGGTTTGAACACTCCCTTGGCACGTGGCACCTCGCGAGGAAACTGGCGGTTGAGCTAGAACTCCCTCAAGAAGAGGCCCTCCTAGTTCAGCTAGCCGCCCTTCTCCATGACGTTGGTCACGGACCCTTCAGCCATACCTTCGAGTCCATATACAGGGAGTATGCAAAGGGACACGACCATATGTCCTTGACCAGAGCGATAGTTGAGGGGAAAGTCGAGATAGTAGAAGGGGGGGAGATTCCAGACCTCATAAAAGGGCTCGGCTTCGAACCCCGGGAGATTGGAGAATTAATCTTCGGGACACACGAGAAGCGTTATCTTGGAATGATGATCCACGGGGACGTCGATGTAGACCAGCTCGATTACCTTGCCAGGGACGCCCACTATACAGGCGTTGCCCATGGAATAATAGACTTGGAGAGGCTGTTAATGGTTTTAAAGATTCATGAGGGCGAACTGGTGGTGGATGAAAAGGGCGTCGAGGCGGTCGAGGGGATGCTCGTCGCCCGTTCGCTTATGTACTCCCGTGTATATTTCCACCACACGGTTAAGATAGCCGAAGGCATGCTTACAAGAGCCCTTGAGTTCGCTCTTGAGGAGGGCTTGCTCTGGGACTTCTGGAAGATGACAGACTGCAGGCTTATGGTGGAGCTTGAAGACCTTGAGGGATATCCTTCGGAGATAGTGGCGCGCCTGAGAAGGCGCAGGCTCTATAAGGCGGCGGTCGTGGCAGGTCCAGAAGACCTAACGGGGGAAGAAAAGAGGATTCTTTACTCAATATATAGAAGCGTTAGAAAGCGTAGAGAAGTTGAAAAGGAGCTTGCGGACAGAGTTGGGGCCAAAGAGGGAGAAATAATCCTGGAGTTCTCAACTGCGGAGCTTATATCGAGCGAGCCTAGGATAAAACAGGCTGGAATAGGCGTTCTTCTTGACGATGGAAGGGTTGAGCCCATAACTAGGGTAACCCCACTTGCTGGGGCGATAAAAAGACGTCAAACTCCGAGATGGGTTGTTCTAATAGCCACACCTGAAGAGTACGTGGAAGCCGTGAGGAAAGTGTGGAAAGAAGTCCTCTTTGGTTGATACCTAAAGAAATATAAAGGAGCTGCCCTCAGATAGATTAGCAATCGTCTAGTGGAAGAAGTAGAGGTGATGGAAGTGGGGCTCTTTGACAAGCTAAAGAAGGGGGAAGCTCAAAGAAAGCCTGTGGCGTCTATAAGAAAGGATGTCAAGGGGAAGACTCCAGATGTCGAGCTCGTACCACTTGAGGAGGATGCCATTGCGAGAGAGCTCGTCAAGCCTCAGACAAGGTACATCAAGAAGATAGTCGTTACAAGCTACGCCGACCTTGAGAAGATATCGTCTGAGCTTCAGGCTGGCAACATCGTGATAGCTGACTTAACACCTCTGGAGTCGAAAACAGAGATTCTGGCAAAGGTTGCGGAGCAGATAAAGGGCATGGCCCAGGCTCTTGGAGGGGATGTCGCGAAGATCTCCAAGTGTGAGATAAAACTGATAATAACGCCTTCCGACATAAAAATATCGAGGGAATGACTCTTAACTCACATTAATATTTTGGGCTGCACGGTCTTGGAAAATTTTGTCTAGTTCATTGAACATTTCTCTCCAGAAAGCCTTAAATATGGACTGGGCTGGCTATGATAACCGGTGGTATGTGTGAAAGTAAAGACGATAATGACCCCTAACCCCGCCGTCATCACCCTTCCGGCGACAAGAAACTATGCCCTAGATTTATTCAAAAAGCACAAGGTTAGGAGCTTTCCGGTAGTCAACAGGGAAGGAAAGCTGGTTGGGATAGTGAGCATCAAGAGTGTTCTCCTGCATCCTGATGAGGAACAGCTAGCGATGCTTGTTAAGAGGGACGTGCCCACCGTCAAGCCAGACGACGACCTCAAGAAGGCTGCGAGGCTCATGCTCGAGCATGACTACAGAAGGGTCGTCGTGGTTGATAATGAGGACAAGCCAATAGGCATCCTTACGGTCGGGGACATAATAAGGCGCTACCTTGCCAAGAATGAGAAATACAAGGAGGTTGAAATAGAGCCCTACTACCAGAGGCACGTGAGCATAGTATGGAAGGGAACACCCCTTAAAGCTACCCTCAAGGCCCTCCTGCTCTCGAATGCCATGGCCCTGCCCGTTGTGGATGATAATGGTAATCTGGTGGGGATAGTCGATGAAACGGATCTTCTCAAGGACAGCGAGATAGTGAGGGTCATGAAGAGCACCTCTTTGTCTGCTTCGAGTGAGGAGGACTGGATACTCGAGAGTCACCCGACCCTCCTCTTCGAGAAGTTCGAGCTGCAGCTTCCCAACAAGCCCGTCGAGGATATCATGACGAGGGAACTGATAATAGCAACTCCTCATATGACCGTTTACGAGGTTGCCAAGAAGATGGCTAAATATCATATAGAGCAGCTCCCCGTTATAAGGGGAGAGGGCGAGCTCGTTGGCCTGATAAGGGACTTTGACCTCCTGAAGGTTCTAGTGAAGGGGAAGTGATAAAGGAGTTTTCTTTTGGATTTCTCTTCTCAAATTCGGGGTGAAGACGTATCTTTGCAAAAATTTTTCACAACATCAAAATCAAGAAGGGTGGAAACCTTCGAAAGCCTTTTAAATCGTCCACTGAAACACCACCACAGCCTTCCGGGTAAGAGGGAGCTGCGGATGGCGGGGATTACCTGGCACGTCTTTATCCCTGACTCGCTCCTCGAGGAAACTCACGACCCAAAGCTCAGGGCCTACAAAGTTGGTCAGATAGCAAGGGCAGCGGCGATATTCGGCGTCGAGCACATCTGGATATACAGGGCGGGCGGAAGAGATGGCCGCTTCATAAAAACACTCCTCGAATACGCCGAAACGCCCCAGTACCTCCGCAAGAGACTGTTCCCGCTGATGCCCGAGCTGAGGTATGCGGGCGTCATGCCGCCTCTCCAGATACCCAGCCATAAGCCTAAGGAGTCACCAAGGATAGGAGAAATCAGGGAAGGCTTTGCCTACAGGAAGGGCAAAAAGCTGTTTGCGGACATAGGCCTTGACAGGCCAGCCCTCGTGAAGGGGGTTGCACAGGAGGGTCGAGGAACTTTCAAAGTTATTTCGGTGAAGCCCCTCCGTGTGGTCCCGACTAAGCCAGAAGGATACTGGGGTTACAAGGTGCATCTCACTAGGATGACGCTGGCGAAAACGCTTAAAAAGGCCAACCTTGACGTGGTCATCGCGACCTCCCGTAAGGGAGTTGACGTGAGGAGGGCCGATGTGACCCTGGAAGGAGATGTCGGGATAGTGTTCGGCTCCCCGAGGAGGGGTGTAATGGAGATATTGAGGGAGTTCAATGAGGATTACGAGTTCGATGTAATCCTCAACACGATACCAGGTCAAAAGACGAAGACAGTTAGAACGGAGGAAGCCGTGCTGGCGACGCTGGCCGTGTTGAATCTCATGAGGGGGGATTGAGATGGGAAAGGTTCACAGACCAAGGAGGGGTTCACTCGGATTCACCCCAAGGAAGAGGGCAAAGAGCATAGTGCCCAGGATTAGGAGTTGGCCCAAGGAGACCGAGGTCAGAATGCTTGGCTTTGCGGGCTACAAGGCAGGAATGACCCACATACTCATGATAGATGACGAGCCGGGGCTCACAAACGGCAAGGAGATATTCATGCCAGTTACCATAGTTGAGACACCACCGCTGCGAGTCTTCGGCGTAAGGGCCTACAGGCAGGGATATCTTGGCCTTGAAACGGCCACGGAGGTCATAGTTCCGGACTTTACCCTCGACAACTACGTCACCAAGAAGGGCAAGCAGAAGACTTTCTATGAACTCCTTCGCAGGAGGATAGCTACGCTTCCGAAGAACTACACTGAGGACGACTTCCAGCAGAAGCTTGGCGAGCTCGAAGATCTCATCAAGGAAGGTGAGATCGTTGAGGTTAGGGCCCTCGTGAGCACTCAGCCTTGGATAATCAAGCTCAAGAAGAAACCCGAGGTCATGGAATACGCTATAGGTGGAACAAGCGTCGAGGAGAAGTTCAACTATATAAAGGAGCGGCTTGGAAAGGAGCTCCGTGTTAAGGACGTCCTCAAGGAGGGCGAGCTCCTTGACGTCATAGCGGTCACTAAGGGCAAGGGTACCCAGGGCGTCATAAAGAGGTGGGGCGTCAAGCTCAGGGCTCATAAGGACAGCAAGGGCAGGAGAAAGGTGGCATCCATAGGTCCCTGGCATCCGGCCAGGGTAATGTGGACGGTTCCTATGGCTGGTCAGATGGGCTTCCACCACAGGACCGAGCTCAACAAGAGGCTCATAGCTATAGGGGAGAACGGCAAGCTTGTACTTGACGGCAACGAGATTGAAATAACTCCGAAGGGAGGCTTCCCCCACTACGGTATAGTGAGGAGCGACTTCATGATGATAGCGGGGAGCGTCCCCGGTGCTATCAAGAGGATAATCAGGGTCAGGCCTGCCATAAGGCCACCCAAGAAGAAGCCGCCCGTTCAGAGGCCCCAGATAACCTACGTGAGTGTTGAGTCCAAGCAGTGAGGTGGGTTAGAATGAAGGTTAAGGTTTTCGACCTCAACGGCGAGCCTGTCGAGGAGATAGAGCTTCCTAAGGTCTTTGAAACCCCCTTCAGGCCCGATCTCATAAGGAGGGCGGTCATAGCATCTTGGACCCACAGGATTCAGCCCCAGGGCAGGGACCCAATGGCTGGTAAGAGGAGGGTCACTGAGAATATCGGTAAGGGCCATGGGATGGCGAGAGTCGAGCGCCTCAAGACCCCACCGAGGTATGCCGCCTTCGTGCCCTTCGCCAGGGGTGGAAGGAGAACCCACCCACCAAAGGTGGAGAAGATAATTTGGGAGAACATCAACAAGAAGGAGCGCAGGCTTGCTATAATGAGCGCCATAGCGGCAACGGCCAACTACGACCTTGTCAAGGCCAGGGGTCACATAATCGACAACGTTCCGCAGATACCACTTGTTGTCGTTGACGAGCTCGAGAAAGTCAGCAAGACGAGAGAAACAAGGGAGATATTTAAGAAGCTTGGCATCTGGGATGATATAATGAGGGCAAAGGAGAAGAGCGGCGTTAGGGCGGGCAAGGGTAAGATGCGTGGCAGGCGCTACAAGAAGGCAAAGGGGCCGCTCATCGTCGTCGCCAAGAACGAGGGCATAGTCTTCGGGGCCCGCAACCACCCAGGTGTTGACGTTGTTGTGGTCGACAACCTCGGCATAGAACACCTGGCCCCTGGAACCCACCCGGGTAGGCTGACCATCTGGACAAAGTCAGCCATAGAGAGGCTTAGGGAGATTTATGGGTGATGGGAGATGGACCCATACAAGGTTATCATAAGGCCGGTCGTCACCGAGAAGGCCATATCTCTAATCGAGAGGGAGAACAAGCTCACCTTCATAGTGGACAGAAGGGCCACCAAGACGGACATAAAGAGGGCTGTGGAGGAGATATTCGGAGTCAAGGTTGAGAAGGTGAACACACTCATAACTCCGAGGGGAGAAAAGAAGGCATACGTGAAACTCAAGCCTGAATACAGCGCGAGTGAGGTCGCCGCAAGGCTTGGATTGTTCTGAAGTTGTGGGGGTGATGTGAGTTGGGTAAGAGTCTAATTCAGCAGAGGAGAGGAAAGGGAAGCCCCACGTTTAAGTCTCCTTCCCACCGCTTTAGGGGTGCCGTTAAGTACATCCCGCTGAACTACACCGCAGAGAGAACCATAAGGGGCGTCGTCGAGGAGATAATGCACGATCCTGGCAGGACAGCTCCCGTCGCAAGGGTCAAGTTCGAGAACGGCATAGAGAAGCTCATAATAGCCCCTGAGGGCCTCCTCGTCGGCCAGGAGATATACATAGGGCCCGAAGCTCCGGTAGCGATAGGCAACACCCTCCCGCTCGCCAAGATACCAGAGGGAACTTACATTTACAACATAGAAGGTGTTCCGGGCGACGGTGGAAAGTACGTCCGCGCTGGAGGAACCTACGCTCTCGTGGTTAGTAGAGAGAAGGATAAGGTCATCGTTCAGCTCCCGAGTGGCGAGCTCAAGGCTTTCAACCCAATGTGCAGGGCTACAATAGGCGTGGTTGCTGGTGGCGGTAGACTCGAGAAGCCACTCGTTAAGGCGGGTAAGGCCTACTACAAGTACAAGGCCAGGAACAGGTTCTGGCCGACTCCAAGAGGCGTCAAGATGAACGCCGTCAACCACCCGTTCGGTGGTAAGGAGCACCACCCGGGCAAACCCACGACAACCTCAAGACGAGCCCCGCCTGGAAGGAAGGTTGGTCACATAGCCGCGAGAAGAACCGGAAGGAGGAAGTGAGGTGGTGTGAATGGCGAGGAGGGAGTTTAGGTATCGCGGTTATACTCTTGAGCAACTTATGAATATGTCTCTCGAGGAGCTCGCCAAGCTCCTCCCGGCGAGGCAGAGG belongs to Pyrococcus yayanosii CH1 and includes:
- a CDS encoding HD domain-containing protein, coding for MSDGKIIHDAVHGSMKIPEVFMRFVETPEFQRLRYIRQLGLAYLVYPGANHTRFEHSLGTWHLARKLAVELELPQEEALLVQLAALLHDVGHGPFSHTFESIYREYAKGHDHMSLTRAIVEGKVEIVEGGEIPDLIKGLGFEPREIGELIFGTHEKRYLGMMIHGDVDVDQLDYLARDAHYTGVAHGIIDLERLLMVLKIHEGELVVDEKGVEAVEGMLVARSLMYSRVYFHHTVKIAEGMLTRALEFALEEGLLWDFWKMTDCRLMVELEDLEGYPSEIVARLRRRRLYKAAVVAGPEDLTGEEKRILYSIYRSVRKRREVEKELADRVGAKEGEIILEFSTAELISSEPRIKQAGIGVLLDDGRVEPITRVTPLAGAIKRRQTPRWVVLIATPEEYVEAVRKVWKEVLFG
- the sepF gene encoding cell division protein SepF, whose protein sequence is MGLFDKLKKGEAQRKPVASIRKDVKGKTPDVELVPLEEDAIARELVKPQTRYIKKIVVTSYADLEKISSELQAGNIVIADLTPLESKTEILAKVAEQIKGMAQALGGDVAKISKCEIKLIITPSDIKISRE
- a CDS encoding CBS domain-containing protein; translated protein: MKVKTIMTPNPAVITLPATRNYALDLFKKHKVRSFPVVNREGKLVGIVSIKSVLLHPDEEQLAMLVKRDVPTVKPDDDLKKAARLMLEHDYRRVVVVDNEDKPIGILTVGDIIRRYLAKNEKYKEVEIEPYYQRHVSIVWKGTPLKATLKALLLSNAMALPVVDDNGNLVGIVDETDLLKDSEIVRVMKSTSLSASSEEDWILESHPTLLFEKFELQLPNKPVEDIMTRELIIATPHMTVYEVAKKMAKYHIEQLPVIRGEGELVGLIRDFDLLKVLVKGK
- a CDS encoding putative RNA uridine N3 methyltransferase gives rise to the protein MTWHVFIPDSLLEETHDPKLRAYKVGQIARAAAIFGVEHIWIYRAGGRDGRFIKTLLEYAETPQYLRKRLFPLMPELRYAGVMPPLQIPSHKPKESPRIGEIREGFAYRKGKKLFADIGLDRPALVKGVAQEGRGTFKVISVKPLRVVPTKPEGYWGYKVHLTRMTLAKTLKKANLDVVIATSRKGVDVRRADVTLEGDVGIVFGSPRRGVMEILREFNEDYEFDVILNTIPGQKTKTVRTEEAVLATLAVLNLMRGD
- a CDS encoding 50S ribosomal protein L3; protein product: MGKVHRPRRGSLGFTPRKRAKSIVPRIRSWPKETEVRMLGFAGYKAGMTHILMIDDEPGLTNGKEIFMPVTIVETPPLRVFGVRAYRQGYLGLETATEVIVPDFTLDNYVTKKGKQKTFYELLRRRIATLPKNYTEDDFQQKLGELEDLIKEGEIVEVRALVSTQPWIIKLKKKPEVMEYAIGGTSVEEKFNYIKERLGKELRVKDVLKEGELLDVIAVTKGKGTQGVIKRWGVKLRAHKDSKGRRKVASIGPWHPARVMWTVPMAGQMGFHHRTELNKRLIAIGENGKLVLDGNEIEITPKGGFPHYGIVRSDFMMIAGSVPGAIKRIIRVRPAIRPPKKKPPVQRPQITYVSVESKQ
- the rpl4p gene encoding 50S ribosomal protein L4, coding for MKVKVFDLNGEPVEEIELPKVFETPFRPDLIRRAVIASWTHRIQPQGRDPMAGKRRVTENIGKGHGMARVERLKTPPRYAAFVPFARGGRRTHPPKVEKIIWENINKKERRLAIMSAIAATANYDLVKARGHIIDNVPQIPLVVVDELEKVSKTRETREIFKKLGIWDDIMRAKEKSGVRAGKGKMRGRRYKKAKGPLIVVAKNEGIVFGARNHPGVDVVVVDNLGIEHLAPGTHPGRLTIWTKSAIERLREIYG
- a CDS encoding 50S ribosomal protein L23, with protein sequence MDPYKVIIRPVVTEKAISLIERENKLTFIVDRRATKTDIKRAVEEIFGVKVEKVNTLITPRGEKKAYVKLKPEYSASEVAARLGLF
- a CDS encoding 50S ribosomal protein L2; its protein translation is MGKSLIQQRRGKGSPTFKSPSHRFRGAVKYIPLNYTAERTIRGVVEEIMHDPGRTAPVARVKFENGIEKLIIAPEGLLVGQEIYIGPEAPVAIGNTLPLAKIPEGTYIYNIEGVPGDGGKYVRAGGTYALVVSREKDKVIVQLPSGELKAFNPMCRATIGVVAGGGRLEKPLVKAGKAYYKYKARNRFWPTPRGVKMNAVNHPFGGKEHHPGKPTTTSRRAPPGRKVGHIAARRTGRRK